One window of the Anomaloglossus baeobatrachus isolate aAnoBae1 chromosome 12, aAnoBae1.hap1, whole genome shotgun sequence genome contains the following:
- the LOC142257615 gene encoding T-lymphocyte surface antigen Ly-9-like — protein MLWHLGILMGIYLKCKFCEGSCGEKNYVVGSLGGDIIFQVDPVGVMGDITWFISGNHFATTERGKNIKIRDDRYNGKVYGMEDGSLLMKNLASKDLGTYVASTLKGTSGKEKLCALIYDLRVYGMLSDDAIKIEHEVLMNETCNVTFRCVVMGSDVTIMWENSDGNYINVTSNIIHVQNPDPDVIYTCTARNPMTNTSKSITPWEYCKKGRQQKSVDYTVLNMIRINLAGCLLIITALILGHHIKTEVVASSGDNG, from the exons ATGCTCTGGCATTTGGGAATATTAATGGGCATTTACCTAAAAT GTAAATTTTGTGAAGGATCCTGCGGAGAGAAGAATTATGTTGTTGGTTCTTTGGGCGGCGATATCATATTTCAGGTGGATCCGGTTGGAGTTATGGGAGATATCACTTGGTTCATCTCTGGAAATCATTTTGCCACCACTGAACGTGGAAAAAATATCAAAATTCGAGATGATCGATACAACGGGAAAGTGTACGGCATGGAGGATGGATCATTACTCATGAAAAATTTGGCCAGTAAAGACCTAGGAACCTATGTTGCGAGCACCCTGAAAGGCACCTCTGGAAAAGAAAAACTTTGTGCACTGATATATGACCTGAGAGTATACG GAATGCTATCAGATGATGCAATTAAGATTGAGCATGAGGTTCTGATGAACGAGACTTGTAACGTGACTTTTCGGTGTGTGGTGATGGGATCGGATGTTACCATTATGTGGGAGAATTCGGATGGAAACTATATAAATGTGACCAGTAATATTATACATGTGCAAAACCCCGATCCAGACGTCATCTACACCTGTACTGCACGGAACCCCATGACGAACACCTCCAAATCCATCACCCCCTGGGAATACTGCAAGAAAG GGAGACAACAGAAATCAGTAGACTACACTGTCCTGAACATGATAAGGATTAACCTGGCTGGCTGCCTATTGATAATCACGGCCTTGATTCTTGGCCATCACATTAAAACAGAGGTGGTGGCATCCTCGGGAGACAATGGATGA